The segment CAATTTCAGCAATAAGATAAGGTTTATCCATGCTATCCTCTATAAACTGTTAATTAATCCAAGAACACGCTTTCTTCCATTTCGAAGATCATGTTCTAATAGTTTTTCTTGAATTTCCTGCCTATCACTTTTTCCAAGCGATAAATATAAATCTAAATTAGCTTTTATAACGCTATCATTCGGGTTTAGCCCCAAATAATTAAAACCATTTTCTTGACTTACAAAGCCATGCTTCTCTTCTCTGGAATTTTGAGCCATTGCTATTGTTGGCACACCTAATAGTGCCAACTCATATCCTGTTCTCCCCCTAGAAGTAATAGCAATATCACATTTCGACATTAGCTGAGGCATATTACGAACATCATAGAGCACATCAATATTTTTATAGGAATTATACTTTAGGAGGGATTCAACGTTTTCCTTAGCTCGACCTATAACTACAGTAAAATTGTAATTCTTATATTCTGAACTATTTATTATATCCAAGATTCTATCAGTATAATTTTGAGGATCTGCACCACCAAATGAAATAAACACTCTCTGTACGTTATTATGTATTTCAATTGGTTCATAGAACAGAAACGTTTTACCACAAATATAGAAATCTTCACCAGCTTTCATTTGAGGCACTGTAGGGTTTTGATATAATGCGTTAATAACCAAGTCAGCCTTTAATACTCCTTCGCCATCATCTTCAAAGTTGATAATTTTTTTTGCAGGGTTACACGACTTTAGCGCAATCATATAATCAATGGTTGTATTCAAAATATCATTTATAAAAAAATCATACTTCTTGCTCGACAATATCTGAAACAACTCTCCAATACCATTTACACCGACAAAGTTATGTGTACTTTCGCCAAAAATCTCTCTTGTTGTTTGGTTGGTATCATAATAAATATCTGGACTAACACAGAACTCATCAGCAAGCTCAAGGCACCTGTAAACATGTCCAAGACCACGCTTTGTGTTTCCATTTACATAAAATGCCACCTTCTGGTTTGATAGAACGTGTTCAGCAACCTTGAAGTCAGAATAGGTATCTATATCAATAGATTCATCTTCACTTACTTCGAAGACTTCGATATTTTGACCCAGTCTTGACGAAGGCCTAACGAAAGTCCTTTTTGTGATTAAAAAAGCCCCCGTCTCTATGTAATACGGTGGCAAATATTGTCTATTAAGACGCTTCTCATAATCAGGGTATTTACCGCCAGAATCATTTTGACGCCATGCTAGATGTGGCTTATTGACACAAGATATTAGAGTATCGAGTCCTTTATCTTTAAAGTTCCTCAAAGCTGACTCTAGAGTTAGTTTCCGTAAAGTCGGTGATGTTGGCTGCATTGTCACTACAATATCAGTTTCATCCGTATAATGCTTAGTAGCCGCGTCATAGATAACGCCATCTAGAGTTACCTCATCGCCACATAGTTGATCATCACGCCAATGAACCTTCGCGCCCATTTGCTGTGCAATTATCTCCACCTCTTTAGAGTTGGTAGAAACAATAACTTCATCAATCAACTCACAATCTATTGCATTTCTAATAGCATAATAAATTAGCGGCTTTTCATTAAGAAGACGAATGTTCTTGTTTGGTATCCCTTTTGACCCAGCTCTAGCTGGAATTATAGCTATTGTTTTCATTGGCTTTACTATTGCGCTATAGAGTAGATATAGAGCTTATTGTATGGTTCCCAAGGGACATTTGCAATCTTAGCCAAGCCAAGCTCTGAGGTGTTGATGATTCGACAAACACTAAATATGTACTCTACTTTAAGAGAAATTAACGCTTCTTTATCTACTCTTAGCTCCACAGGTTCACAACTAAAAGGCGTATTAGTCTTTCTGTAATTATCCGAATCTTCAAATACATACATCCTTCCACCCCAATGGTCAAAGTATTGACGATGACTCTCATTTACTTCGAGTTGAGGGGCTATAATTTTCCTAAACTGATGTTTGTAATTTAGTGGTGCATAGGTGAAATAGCCATCTAACGTATTAATATTGTTGAAAGTTAAAATGCCTGGATGAAAACCCACAGCTATTGCTAGTTCATCTGTATATCCCAAGTCAGACTTCAATTGTTCAAAGACATTCAAACCGTAGAATTCACTATACTTTACGTATTCAGAGTTAAGCGTGTTACGTAAAAAATCATTGTAGGTGGAAGGAGTAAACAAACTAAAAACTAGTAAACACACCACTATAAATGAAGATTTAACACTATCAATATTCTTTAATGAAAAAGAGAGGACAAACAATAGTCCAACCCCATACATCAATATAAACCTAGACCAGTTAACCATATTAAGTAGCGGAAACGATTCTGTAGCAGAATAAAACCACTCAGTTTTAGCAATAGATGAGATAATCAATACGAGAAAGATATAACCCAATGAAAAAATAATTGGAGCAATATAAAATTTAATTTCCCCATAATCTTTTAATTTAAAAAAGTTAATAATAAAACTAACGAAGATAGCAAAGTAAAAATAAACAGGATATGTTTCCCAATGATAGTGCCCTTGTAATATGTTTATCTTTAGACTCGAGAATAGCTCTTTAGGTGTGCGTACAAACTCGCTTCTAATAGATTCATAATCAGAAAAAATTTGTAGCATAAATATTCTATATTCAAAGAAAAAATAAGAAATCGTGATAAAAAATAAGACTATAAATAGCTTTTTCGCCTTTTCAATATCATAGAAAGATAGGACTATCAGAACTATATAGAGTGATGCAAGAACATACACCCCATGTAAGAAAAGTAGCAGTATAGAAGGGGTTATTAAGAAAAAAATCCAACAAAAAACTTTCTGTCTATTGGTAAACTCTGTCGTTATGTATCTAACCAAAACATATAAAAAAAGTGGTATCCATGCTTGGGATAAATAACCAGAAGGAAAACCGGGTAATATTGAATAAACTAAGCCAAGCAGAATCGCTGGTGCATGATCTAAGGCTATATATTTAGTTCTAAGAAGCAGATAGACTCCAGCCAAAGATATTGCCACTTTAAGTGCAAGTATCAAATAATAGGCATTAATCATATCAAAATGCGCATAGATCTGAGTTACTAAACTATACTCAGACATGAAGGTGTCTCTATCAACCCCAAGAAAAGAGCTCAAATGGCAACTTTGATATATACAACCACTGTCTTTAAGAACTTTGAAATAAACATGGGTAGAATCCAAGTTATCGTGAATTGTTATTATAGAGTTATCACCTTTATAAACCTGAAAAAAATAAAAGATAACGACAGTAATAAGAACAAAAATATTAATCAAAGAGTTAATTCTTTTTTCAGACATTAAAGAACCCTTCAATGGCTTTCACAACCGATGAAACTTCTGAATGTGTTAACGAATCATACATAGGTAATCGCAATAGCTTTTCAGATTCACTGGTAGTGTAAATATCTGCTCCGACAAACTTTGTCTTTTGTTTTCCAAAGTTTGAAGAATGTAAGGGGATATAATGAAACGCAGATTCTATTTCAAAATTTTTTAGATATTTAATTAATTTTGAGCGTTCTGTTTCACTTGACAATTTAATCTGAAACATGTGTGCATTATGAACGCAGTACTTTGGAACTTCAGGTAAACCAACAAAAGTACTTAACGGCGATGATTTAATCAGTGAGTAATACTTATTCCATAAGTCTCGCCTTCTAATGTTAATATCCTCAGCTAATTCTAACTGAGAGTATAAATATGCACCTTGTAACTCGGAAGGTAAAAAGCTACTTCCGATATCAACCCAAGTGTACTTATCCACACTCCCTCTAAAAAACTGTTTTCTGTTCGTCCCCTTATCTCGAATAAATTCAGCTCTTACTGAAAACTGCTCATCATTTATAATAAGCAAGCCACCCTCACCACCTGAAGTATAATTCTTGGTTGCATGAAAGCTATACGTCCCAATGTGACCTATAGTCCCTAGGGGTCTGCCTTCAAAGGTCGACATCATCGCTTGCGCTGCGTCCTCAATAACAAATAGTCCATGTCGCTCTGCAATATCCATTATTGTATCCATTTGACATGCGACGCCAGCATAATGGACAGGAACTATAGCTTTAGTTTTTGAGGTAATCGCTGCTTCTATAAGAGTTTCATCTATATTCATTGTATCTGGATGAATATCTACAAATACGATAGTTGCTCCCCTGAGAACAAAAGCATTTGCTGTAGAAACAAATGTATAGCTAGGCATGATCACTTCATCACCAGGCTGTATATCTATTAATATCGCGGCCATTTCCAATGCAGCTGTACAGCTAGGAGTTAATAAAGCTTTCTGACATCCTAGTTTTTCTTCAAACCACTGATGGCATTTTTTAGTAAAAGGACCGTCTCCAGATAAGTGACTACCATTGATAGCCTGTGTAATATAGGCTTGCTCTTGACCAGTAACTGTTGGTTTAGTAAAGGGGATCATTTTTTCTTTCCAATAACAAATAAGCTGCCACCAAACCAGTTAGGCTTCAGGTAATGCAACCAATTTTCGAAAATGCAAAGTTTATAAAGAATAGTATTTATAAAAGAACTAATGTGAAGTGATTTATTTGTAGTCGTCCCTTTATCATGTTCGTTATCTGGGTCTAAAAATTTTCTCAGTAACAACAACGGGGTAATAGTAGTAAAAAAATACTCATTCTGAATAACTTCAAAGCCATTTCGGAGTAATTCATTTTCAATAAGACTTTTATTATAACGCCTTTTATGCCCCGCAACTTTATCGTCATTGCACCAAAGCCATTCATGTGCAGGAAGAGTCAAAATAACATAGCCTCCAACCGACAGCATTTGCCTCACGTTCTTCAAAGCACGGTTACTATCTTCAATATGCTCAAGTACATCGAACATACATACTGCATCAAATTCATTGCTAAAAGGTGAACGTAGTAAATCAAACTGATAGCATTTCTCTATTCCGTAACTCTTAGCATACTCAAGTCCAGACCGATGCATCTCTCCTACCGATATATTTTTATATCCATTTTCGATTAAATATCGAGAGACACTACCTGTACCGGCTCCAATTTCTATAACTTTACTATTTTTATCAATAATTTTAGACATCATCTTAAAAATAAATTGCCTACGAGCTAGAAACCAAAAATGTTTTTGCTCAAATTGATATAGTTTGTCTAAATTATCAGAATCGTAATCTTCATGCATATCTACAATATCATCATGAAACACAACGATATCATTCACTATTTTATGACTTTTCACCTAGCCTCCAAAATCAATAAACTGACACCAAATACTATCAATGAAAGTGCCAACATTTTCATTACCGAAAAAGACTCACCAAGA is part of the Vibrio diazotrophicus genome and harbors:
- a CDS encoding cytidylyltransferase domain-containing protein, encoding MKTIAIIPARAGSKGIPNKNIRLLNEKPLIYYAIRNAIDCELIDEVIVSTNSKEVEIIAQQMGAKVHWRDDQLCGDEVTLDGVIYDAATKHYTDETDIVVTMQPTSPTLRKLTLESALRNFKDKGLDTLISCVNKPHLAWRQNDSGGKYPDYEKRLNRQYLPPYYIETGAFLITKRTFVRPSSRLGQNIEVFEVSEDESIDIDTYSDFKVAEHVLSNQKVAFYVNGNTKRGLGHVYRCLELADEFCVSPDIYYDTNQTTREIFGESTHNFVGVNGIGELFQILSSKKYDFFINDILNTTIDYMIALKSCNPAKKIINFEDDGEGVLKADLVINALYQNPTVPQMKAGEDFYICGKTFLFYEPIEIHNNVQRVFISFGGADPQNYTDRILDIINSSEYKNYNFTVVIGRAKENVESLLKYNSYKNIDVLYDVRNMPQLMSKCDIAITSRGRTGYELALLGVPTIAMAQNSREEKHGFVSQENGFNYLGLNPNDSVIKANLDLYLSLGKSDRQEIQEKLLEHDLRNGRKRVLGLINSL
- a CDS encoding class I SAM-dependent methyltransferase; this translates as MKSHKIVNDIVVFHDDIVDMHEDYDSDNLDKLYQFEQKHFWFLARRQFIFKMMSKIIDKNSKVIEIGAGTGSVSRYLIENGYKNISVGEMHRSGLEYAKSYGIEKCYQFDLLRSPFSNEFDAVCMFDVLEHIEDSNRALKNVRQMLSVGGYVILTLPAHEWLWCNDDKVAGHKRRYNKSLIENELLRNGFEVIQNEYFFTTITPLLLLRKFLDPDNEHDKGTTTNKSLHISSFINTILYKLCIFENWLHYLKPNWFGGSLFVIGKKK
- the rffA gene encoding dTDP-4-amino-4,6-dideoxygalactose transaminase, with the translated sequence MIPFTKPTVTGQEQAYITQAINGSHLSGDGPFTKKCHQWFEEKLGCQKALLTPSCTAALEMAAILIDIQPGDEVIMPSYTFVSTANAFVLRGATIVFVDIHPDTMNIDETLIEAAITSKTKAIVPVHYAGVACQMDTIMDIAERHGLFVIEDAAQAMMSTFEGRPLGTIGHIGTYSFHATKNYTSGGEGGLLIINDEQFSVRAEFIRDKGTNRKQFFRGSVDKYTWVDIGSSFLPSELQGAYLYSQLELAEDINIRRRDLWNKYYSLIKSSPLSTFVGLPEVPKYCVHNAHMFQIKLSSETERSKLIKYLKNFEIESAFHYIPLHSSNFGKQKTKFVGADIYTTSESEKLLRLPMYDSLTHSEVSSVVKAIEGFFNV
- a CDS encoding DUF6044 family protein — translated: MSEKRINSLINIFVLITVVIFYFFQVYKGDNSIITIHDNLDSTHVYFKVLKDSGCIYQSCHLSSFLGVDRDTFMSEYSLVTQIYAHFDMINAYYLILALKVAISLAGVYLLLRTKYIALDHAPAILLGLVYSILPGFPSGYLSQAWIPLFLYVLVRYITTEFTNRQKVFCWIFFLITPSILLLFLHGVYVLASLYIVLIVLSFYDIEKAKKLFIVLFFITISYFFFEYRIFMLQIFSDYESIRSEFVRTPKELFSSLKINILQGHYHWETYPVYFYFAIFVSFIINFFKLKDYGEIKFYIAPIIFSLGYIFLVLIISSIAKTEWFYSATESFPLLNMVNWSRFILMYGVGLLFVLSFSLKNIDSVKSSFIVVCLLVFSLFTPSTYNDFLRNTLNSEYVKYSEFYGLNVFEQLKSDLGYTDELAIAVGFHPGILTFNNINTLDGYFTYAPLNYKHQFRKIIAPQLEVNESHRQYFDHWGGRMYVFEDSDNYRKTNTPFSCEPVELRVDKEALISLKVEYIFSVCRIINTSELGLAKIANVPWEPYNKLYIYSIAQ